The Anas acuta chromosome 2, bAnaAcu1.1, whole genome shotgun sequence genome contains a region encoding:
- the FRRS1L gene encoding DOMON domain-containing protein FRRS1L — MAERSRGARRLLPVPLLLVLLLLLLMAGSAASPADEGGGGRREAGGGEPGDEAAPHDSSYGTFASEFYDLRYLSEEGYPFPTAPPVDPFAKIRVDDCGKTKGCFRYGKPGCNAETCDYFLSYRRIGADVEFELSADTDGWVAVGFSSDKKMGGDDVMACVHDDNGRVRIQHFYNVGQWAKEIQRNPARDEEGVFENNRVTCRFKRPVYVPREETIVDLHLSWYYLFAWGPAIQGSITRHDIDSPPVSERVVSIYKYEDIFMPSAAYQTFSSPFCLLLIVALTFYLLMGTP, encoded by the exons atggcggAGCGGAGCCGCGGCGCCCGGCGGCTGCTGCCGGTGCCGCtgttgctggtgctgctgctgctgctcctcatgGCCGGCTCCGCCGCTAGCCCGGCGGACGAGGGCGGCGGAGGGCGGCgggaggcgggcggcggggagccggGCGACGAGGCGGCGCCCCACGACTCCTCGTACGGCACCTTCGCCAGCGAGTTCTACGACCTGCGCTACCTCTCCGAGGAGG GTTACCCGTTCCCTACTGCACCTCCTGTGGATCCATTTGCAAAAATCAGAGTGGATGACTGTGGAAAAACTAAGGGATGCTTCAG GTATGGTAAACCTGGATGTAATGCAGAGACCTGTGACTATTTCCTGAGTTACCGGAGGATAGGAGCTGATGTTGAGTTTGAGCTGAGTGCCGATACCGATGGCTGGGTGGCGGTGGGGTTTTCTTCAGACAAGAAAATG GGTGGAGATGATGTCATGGCTTGTGTCCATGATGACAACGGAAGAGTCCGAATACAGCACTTCTATAATGTTGGCCAGTGGGCTAAGGAAATCCAGAGAAATCCTGCCAGAGATGAAGAAGGGGTTTTTGAGAACAATCGTGTAACTTGTCGGTTCAAGCGTCCCGTGTATGTTCCCCGAGAGGAAACAATCGTAGATCTGCACTTGAGTTGGTACTACCTGTTTGCATGGGGTCCAGCCATTCAGG GTTCTATAACTCGTCATGATATAGACTCACCACCTGTATCAGAGCGTGTGGTCAGTATTTACAAGTACGAAGATATTTTCATGCCATCAGCTGCCTATCagaccttctcttctccattctGCTTGCTCCTCATTGTTGCACTGACCTTCTATTTATTGATGGGAACCCCGTGA